Proteins from a genomic interval of Helicobacter pylori Shi112:
- the ylxH gene encoding flagellum site-determining protein YlxH, whose product MNNQASRLDNLINIKNPKSFFDNKGNTKFIAITSGKGGVGKSNISANLAYALYKKGYKVGVFDADIGLANLDVIFGVKTHKNIFHALKGEAKLQEIICEIEPGLCLIPGDSGEEILKYISGAEALDQFVDEEGVLSSLDYIVVDTGAGIGTTTQAFLNASDCVVIVTTPDPSAITDAYACIKINSKNKDELFLIANMVAQPKEGRATYERLLKVAKNNIASLELHYLGAIENSSLLKRYVRERKILRKIAPNDLFSQSIDQIAGLLVSKLETGALEIPKEGFKSFFKRLLSYLG is encoded by the coding sequence ATGAACAATCAAGCGAGTCGCTTAGATAATTTGATCAATATTAAAAACCCCAAAAGTTTTTTTGACAATAAAGGGAATACCAAATTCATCGCTATCACAAGCGGTAAGGGAGGCGTGGGGAAATCCAACATTAGCGCTAATTTAGCTTATGCTTTATACAAGAAAGGTTATAAGGTAGGGGTGTTTGATGCGGATATTGGTTTAGCGAATTTAGATGTTATTTTTGGGGTGAAAACCCATAAAAATATCTTTCACGCTTTAAAAGGTGAAGCCAAATTACAAGAAATCATTTGCGAGATTGAGCCCGGGCTTTGTCTTATTCCTGGGGATAGCGGCGAAGAAATTTTAAAATACATTAGCGGCGCAGAAGCTTTGGATCAATTCGTGGATGAAGAGGGGGTTTTAAGCTCTTTGGATTATATTGTGGTTGATACAGGTGCTGGGATTGGAACCACTACGCAAGCGTTTTTGAACGCGAGCGATTGCGTGGTGATTGTTACCACTCCCGATCCTTCAGCGATTACCGATGCGTATGCATGCATTAAAATCAACTCCAAAAATAAAGATGAATTGTTTCTTATCGCTAACATGGTAGCCCAACCTAAAGAGGGCAGGGCGACTTATGAAAGGCTGTTGAAAGTGGCTAAAAACAATATCGCTTCATTAGAATTGCATTACTTAGGAGCGATTGAAAACAGCTCCTTATTGAAACGCTATGTGAGAGAGCGCAAAATTTTGAGAAAAATAGCCCCTAATGATTTGTTTTCGCAATCCATTGATCAGATAGCGGGCCTTTTGGTTTCTAAATTAGAAACCGGCGCTTTAGAAATACCAAAAGAAGGTTTTAAAAGCTTTTTTAAAAGGCTTTTGAGTTATTTGGGGTAG
- a CDS encoding RNA polymerase sigma factor FliA, whose product MILMMENRMPKEIQKTQTSETNEKNIEKVLNAYDKQQHHHQDALAIQYLPAVRAMAFRLKERLPSSIDFNDLVSIGTEELIKLARRYESALNDSFWGYAKTRVNGAMLDYLRSLDVISRSNRKLIKSIDNEITKHLNEHGKEPSDAYLAEVLGENIEKIKEAKTASDIYALVPIDEQFNAIEQDEITKKIEAEELLEHVQKALNQMSEREQILIQLYYFEELNLSEIKEILGITESRISQIIKEVIKKVRKSLGVDHG is encoded by the coding sequence ATGATTTTGATGATGGAAAATAGAATGCCCAAAGAAATTCAAAAAACTCAAACAAGCGAAACAAACGAAAAAAATATAGAAAAGGTTTTGAACGCCTATGATAAGCAGCAACACCACCATCAAGACGCGCTCGCTATCCAGTATTTACCCGCCGTGCGCGCTATGGCGTTTCGTTTGAAAGAGCGCTTGCCCAGCTCTATTGATTTTAACGATCTGGTTTCTATTGGCACTGAAGAATTGATTAAATTAGCCAGGCGTTATGAGAGCGCGTTAAACGATTCTTTTTGGGGGTATGCTAAAACTCGTGTCAATGGGGCGATGCTAGATTATTTGCGCTCTTTAGATGTGATTTCTCGCTCCAACAGAAAGCTGATTAAAAGCATTGATAATGAAATCACCAAACACCTTAATGAGCATGGGAAAGAGCCTAGCGATGCGTATTTAGCGGAAGTTTTAGGCGAAAATATTGAAAAAATTAAAGAAGCCAAAACGGCTTCAGATATTTATGCGTTAGTGCCAATAGATGAACAATTCAATGCGATTGAGCAAGATGAAATCACTAAAAAGATTGAAGCAGAAGAGTTGTTAGAGCATGTCCAAAAAGCGCTGAATCAAATGAGCGAAAGAGAGCAAATCCTTATCCAGCTTTATTACTTTGAAGAGTTGAATTTGAGCGAGATTAAAGAGATTTTAGGCATCACTGAATCGCGCATTTCTCAAATCATTAAAGAAGTGATTAAAAAGGTGCGTAAATCCTTAGGAGTGGATCATGGCTGA
- the fliM gene encoding flagellar motor switch protein FliM: protein MADILSQEEIDALLEVVDENVDIQNVQKKDIIPQRSVTLYDFKRPNRVSKEQLRSFRSIHDKMARNLSSQVSSIMRSIVEIQLHSVDQMTYGEFLMSLPSPTSFNVFSMKPMGGTGVLEINPSIAFPMIDRLLGGKGSAYDQNREFSDIELNLLDTILRQVMQILKEVWSPVVEMFPTIDAKESSANVVQIVAQNEISIMVVLEIIIGHSRGMMNICYPVISIESILSKMGSRDLMLSETNSKKSRNKELQALLSGVSVDMMVFLGAVELSLKEMLDLDVGDTIRLNKIANDEVSVYVHKKKRYLASVGFQGYRKTIQIKEVVYSEKERTKEILEMLEEQRRDKVGDIMKIEEE, encoded by the coding sequence ATGGCTGATATTTTAAGCCAAGAAGAAATTGATGCGCTTTTAGAGGTCGTTGATGAAAATGTGGATATTCAAAATGTCCAAAAAAAAGATATTATCCCGCAGCGCAGCGTAACCCTCTATGATTTCAAACGCCCTAATCGTGTGAGTAAGGAGCAACTGCGCTCTTTTAGGAGTATCCATGACAAAATGGCTAGGAATCTTTCCAGTCAAGTTTCTTCTATCATGCGTTCTATTGTAGAAATTCAGCTCCATAGCGTGGATCAAATGACTTATGGCGAATTTTTGATGAGTTTGCCTAGCCCTACGAGTTTTAATGTCTTTTCCATGAAGCCTATGGGAGGGACAGGGGTTTTAGAAATCAATCCTAGCATCGCTTTCCCTATGATTGACAGACTATTAGGGGGTAAGGGGAGCGCGTATGATCAAAACAGGGAGTTTAGCGATATTGAATTGAATTTATTGGATACGATTTTACGCCAAGTGATGCAAATTTTAAAAGAAGTGTGGTCGCCCGTGGTGGAGATGTTCCCTACCATTGACGCTAAAGAATCCAGCGCGAATGTGGTCCAAATCGTCGCTCAAAATGAAATTTCTATCATGGTGGTTTTAGAGATTATTATCGGGCATAGTCGTGGGATGATGAATATTTGTTACCCGGTGATTTCCATTGAGAGCATTCTTTCTAAAATGGGGAGTAGGGATTTGATGCTTTCAGAAACGAATTCCAAAAAGAGCCGTAACAAGGAATTGCAAGCGCTATTGAGCGGGGTGAGCGTGGATATGATGGTGTTTTTGGGCGCGGTAGAATTGAGTTTGAAAGAAATGCTGGATTTAGATGTGGGGGATACTATCCGGTTGAATAAGATCGCTAATGATGAAGTGAGCGTGTATGTGCATAAAAAAAAGCGTTATTTAGCGAGCGTGGGGTTTCAAGGGTATAGGAAAACCATTCAAATTAAAGAAGTGGTCTATAGCGAAAAAGAACGCACTAAAGAAATTTTAGAAATGCTAGAAGAACAGCGCAGAGACAAAGTGGGCGATATTATGAAAATAGAAGAAGAGTGA
- the fliY gene encoding flagellar motor switch protein FliY: MQDFIKIFIQEVVSTLEGLVGKAPSVGLEKEVSNSEEAWESLISAPYARVVISAIEKEESSIELLAPVVLVTALSDLMLGGEGASKEEMDNDDLDAFKEMASNIFGAIATSLKSQELLPKLNFTTINAEIAKELPKKEDYAKMMVFSFKMEALKESQIILLTTAAFERQFEKTHQEEKEEKEEKEEKEETTKSATEEVKTHDASLENIEIRNISMLLDVKLNVKVRIGQKKMILKDVVSMDIGSVVELDQLVNDPLEILVDDKVIAKGEVVIVDGNFGIQITDIGTKKERLEQLKH, encoded by the coding sequence ATGCAAGATTTTATTAAAATTTTTATTCAAGAGGTTGTTTCTACTTTAGAAGGGTTAGTGGGTAAGGCTCCGAGCGTGGGATTAGAAAAAGAAGTTTCTAATAGTGAAGAAGCTTGGGAGAGTTTGATTAGCGCACCTTATGCAAGAGTTGTGATAAGCGCGATTGAAAAAGAAGAGAGTTCTATTGAATTACTGGCTCCAGTAGTTTTAGTTACCGCTTTAAGCGATTTGATGCTAGGAGGTGAGGGAGCGAGTAAGGAAGAAATGGATAATGACGATTTAGACGCCTTTAAAGAAATGGCTTCTAATATTTTTGGCGCGATCGCTACAAGCTTGAAGTCTCAAGAATTGCTCCCTAAACTCAATTTCACCACTATAAACGCTGAGATCGCTAAAGAGCTTCCTAAAAAAGAAGATTACGCTAAAATGATGGTGTTTTCTTTTAAAATGGAAGCGCTCAAAGAAAGCCAAATCATTTTATTGACTACGGCGGCTTTTGAGCGCCAATTTGAAAAAACGCATCAAGAAGAAAAAGAAGAAAAAGAAGAAAAAGAAGAAAAAGAAGAAACGACAAAGAGCGCTACTGAAGAGGTTAAAACCCATGATGCGTCTTTAGAAAACATAGAAATCCGCAATATCAGCATGCTTTTAGACGTGAAACTGAATGTTAAGGTGCGCATCGGGCAAAAAAAGATGATTTTAAAAGATGTGGTTTCTATGGATATAGGGAGCGTGGTAGAGCTGGATCAATTGGTGAATGACCCTTTGGAAATTCTTGTAGATGACAAGGTGATCGCTAAGGGCGAAGTGGTGATCGTGGATGGGAATTTTGGCATTCAGATCACAGATATTGGCACTAAAAAAGAACGCTTAGAACAACTGAAACATTAA
- a CDS encoding YhcH/YjgK/YiaL family protein, translating to MAIFGELSSLGHLFKKTQELEILYEYLKDVMQKGSKANQRVLNLASSTEFQVPLGHGMFSIEQSYCLEHAKESAKGFFESHKKYVDFQLIVKGVEGAKVVGINQAAIKNPYNEKKDLIVYEPVSEASFLRLDAGMLAIFFESDAHALRFYGESFEKYREEPIFKAVVKAPKGLIKLKL from the coding sequence ATGGCTATTTTTGGGGAATTAAGCTCGCTTGGGCATTTGTTTAAAAAAACGCAAGAATTAGAAATTTTGTATGAGTATTTAAAAGATGTCATGCAAAAGGGTAGTAAAGCGAATCAAAGGGTTTTAAACCTCGCTTCTAGTACAGAATTTCAAGTGCCTTTAGGGCATGGCATGTTTAGCATAGAGCAGAGCTATTGTTTAGAGCATGCCAAAGAAAGCGCGAAAGGCTTTTTTGAAAGCCACAAAAAATATGTGGATTTCCAGCTGATTGTCAAAGGCGTTGAGGGGGCTAAAGTGGTGGGTATCAATCAAGCTGCCATTAAAAACCCTTACAATGAAAAAAAAGATTTGATCGTTTATGAGCCGGTTAGTGAGGCTTCTTTTTTGCGTTTGGATGCGGGCATGCTGGCTATTTTTTTTGAAAGCGATGCACATGCGTTGAGGTTTTATGGAGAGTCTTTTGAAAAATATAGGGAAGAGCCGATTTTTAAAGCGGTCGTTAAAGCGCCCAAAGGATTGATCAAATTAAAATTATGA
- a CDS encoding DUF2147 domain-containing protein → MKLVSLVIVFCCFLGAVELPGIYQTQEFLYMKSSFVEFFEHNGKFYAYGISDADGSKAKKDKFNPNPKLRNRSDKGVVFLSDLIKVGERSYKGGKAYNFYDGKTYYVRVTQNSNGDLEFTSSYDKWGYVGKTFTWKRLSDEEIKNLKLKRFDLDEVLKTIKDSRPI, encoded by the coding sequence ATGAAATTGGTGAGTCTTGTTATAGTTTTTTGTTGTTTTTTAGGGGCTGTAGAGTTGCCTGGAATTTATCAAACTCAAGAGTTTTTATACATGAAAAGCTCTTTTGTGGAGTTTTTTGAGCATAATGGGAAGTTCTATGCCTATGGTATTTCTGATGCGGATGGCTCTAAAGCCAAAAAAGACAAGTTTAACCCTAACCCAAAACTAAGGAATCGCAGCGATAAAGGCGTGGTGTTTTTAAGCGATTTAATTAAGGTTGGAGAACGATCTTATAAAGGCGGTAAAGCGTATAATTTTTATGACGGCAAAACCTACTATGTGAGAGTCACTCAAAATTCAAACGGGGATTTAGAATTCACTTCAAGCTATGATAAATGGGGGTATGTGGGTAAGACTTTCACTTGGAAACGCTTGAGCGATGAAGAAATCAAAAATCTAAAACTCAAGCGTTTTGACTTGGATGAAGTCCTTAAAACCATTAAAGATAGCCGCCCTATATAA
- the fur gene encoding ferric iron uptake transcriptional regulator, with protein sequence MKRLETLESILERLRMSIKKNGLKNSKQREEVVSVLYRSGTHLSPEEITHSIRQKDKNTSISSVYRILNFLEKENFICVLETSKSGRRYEIAAKEHHDHIICLHCGKIIEFADPEIEHRQNEVVKKYQAKLISHDMKMFVWCKECQESAY encoded by the coding sequence ATGAAAAGATTAGAAACTTTAGAATCCATTTTAGAGCGCTTGAGAATGTCTATCAAAAAAAACGGACTCAAAAATTCAAAACAAAGAGAAGAAGTGGTGAGCGTTTTGTATCGCAGCGGCACACACCTAAGCCCTGAAGAAATCACGCATTCTATCCGCCAAAAGGACAAAAACACCAGCATTTCTTCAGTCTATCGCATTTTGAATTTCTTAGAAAAAGAAAATTTTATCTGTGTTTTAGAGACTTCAAAAAGCGGCCGGCGCTATGAAATTGCGGCTAAAGAACACCATGATCACATCATTTGTTTGCATTGCGGTAAGATCATTGAATTTGCAGACCCTGAAATTGAACACCGCCAGAATGAAGTCGTTAAAAAATATCAAGCCAAGCTGATTAGCCATGACATGAAAATGTTTGTGTGGTGTAAAGAATGCCAAGAGAGCGCGTATTAA
- a CDS encoding replication-associated recombination protein A, which translates to MSLTSLLNPKSLEDFLGQEHLIGKDAPLFKALQSKHFPHAFFYGPPGVGKTSLAQIIARMLERPILLFNATDFKLEDLRLKLKNYQNTLLKPVVFIDETHRLNKTQQEFLLPIMEKDHALILGASTQDPNYSLSHAIRSRSFIFELTPLNKSDLDKLCAKALTLLKKQIEPSAKTYLLNNSAGDARALLNLLDLSAKIEDPITLETLQSLRPHSLNDGSYSDDTHYNLTSALIKSLRGSDENASIYYLARLIAGGENPEFIARRLVIFASEDIGNANPNALNLAASCLLSVKQIGYPEARIILSQCVIYLACSPKSNTAYRAINQALDCVQKGSLYPIPKHLLPNAKDYLYPHDYNGYVKQDYLEKPLDLVSSQGIGFEKTLLEWLDKIRN; encoded by the coding sequence ATGAGCCTGACTTCGCTTTTAAACCCAAAAAGCCTAGAAGATTTTTTAGGCCAAGAGCATCTAATAGGCAAAGACGCCCCCTTATTTAAAGCCTTACAATCCAAACACTTCCCCCACGCCTTTTTCTATGGCCCTCCTGGCGTGGGTAAAACAAGTCTGGCTCAAATCATCGCCCGCATGCTAGAGCGCCCCATTCTTTTATTTAATGCGACGGATTTTAAGCTAGAGGATTTACGCCTTAAGCTTAAAAATTACCAAAACACCCTTTTAAAACCGGTTGTTTTTATTGATGAAACCCACAGATTGAATAAAACCCAACAAGAATTTTTACTCCCCATTATGGAAAAAGATCACGCTTTAATCTTAGGGGCTAGCACGCAAGATCCTAATTACAGCCTAAGCCATGCGATTCGCTCAAGAAGTTTTATTTTTGAATTAACCCCCCTAAACAAGAGCGATTTAGACAAGCTTTGCGCTAAAGCTTTAACATTGCTCAAAAAACAAATAGAGCCTAGCGCTAAAACCTATCTTTTAAACAACAGTGCTGGCGATGCCAGAGCGTTATTAAACCTTTTAGATTTGAGCGCTAAAATAGAAGATCCTATCACTTTAGAAACGCTGCAATCCTTACGGCCTCATAGCCTGAATGACGGATCTTATAGTGATGATACGCATTATAATCTTACTAGCGCTCTAATCAAGTCTTTAAGAGGGAGCGATGAAAACGCTTCCATTTATTATTTGGCGCGCTTGATTGCTGGCGGGGAAAACCCGGAATTTATCGCTAGAAGGCTGGTGATTTTTGCGAGCGAAGATATTGGTAACGCTAACCCAAACGCTCTAAATTTAGCCGCTTCTTGCTTGCTTTCAGTCAAACAAATCGGCTACCCTGAAGCGCGCATCATTTTAAGCCAATGCGTGATTTATCTGGCTTGTTCGCCCAAGTCTAACACGGCTTATAGAGCGATCAATCAGGCTTTGGATTGCGTTCAAAAAGGCTCACTCTACCCTATTCCTAAACACCTGCTGCCTAACGCTAAAGATTACCTTTACCCGCATGATTATAACGGCTATGTCAAACAAGATTATTTGGAAAAACCCCTAGATTTGGTTTCTTCTCAAGGCATAGGGTTTGAAAAAACCCTTTTAGAATGGCTGGATAAGATAAGAAATTGA
- a CDS encoding heat shock protein transcriptional repressor HspR — protein MCDYDEPLYLISVVAKILGVHPQTLRQYEKEGLIEPSRTDGKMRLYSQRDMDKIKTILRLTRDMGVNLAGVDIILRLKEKLDELDSLNKELQDALHKHSKNNKTPTKNLNTPTNFYELILFKK, from the coding sequence GTGTGCGATTATGATGAACCGCTTTATTTGATAAGCGTTGTGGCTAAAATCTTAGGCGTGCACCCTCAAACCTTGCGCCAATATGAAAAAGAGGGTTTGATAGAGCCTAGCAGGACTGATGGGAAAATGCGCCTATACTCCCAACGAGATATGGATAAAATCAAAACGATTTTACGCCTTACAAGGGATATGGGGGTTAATCTAGCGGGTGTGGATATTATTTTGCGTTTAAAAGAAAAGCTTGATGAGTTAGACAGCCTGAATAAAGAATTGCAAGACGCTCTGCACAAACACTCTAAAAACAACAAAACCCCAACGAAAAATTTAAACACCCCTACTAATTTTTATGAATTGATTTTGTTTAAAAAATGA
- a CDS encoding DnaJ family protein yields the protein MSKSLYQTLNVSENANQDEIKKSYRRLARQYHPDLNKTKEAEEKFKEINAAYEILSDEEKRRQYDQFGDNMFGGQNFSDFARSRSTSEDLDDILSSIFGRGGFSQRFSQNSQGFSGFNFSNFAHEDLDMTTTLNVSVLDTLLGNKKQVSINNETFSLKIPIGVEEGEKIRVRNKGKMGRTGRGDLLLQIHIEEDEIYKREKDDIIQIFDLPLKTALFGGKIEIATWHKTLTLTIPPNTKAMQKFRIKDKGIKNRKTSHVGDLYLQARLILPKTETLSSELKALLEKEL from the coding sequence ATGAGCAAGAGTTTATACCAAACTTTAAATGTGAGCGAAAACGCCAACCAAGATGAAATCAAAAAATCCTACCGCCGTTTAGCCAGACAATACCACCCGGATTTGAATAAAACCAAAGAAGCCGAAGAAAAATTCAAAGAAATCAACGCCGCTTATGAAATTTTAAGCGACGAAGAAAAACGCCGCCAATACGATCAGTTTGGCGATAACATGTTTGGCGGGCAGAATTTCAGCGATTTTGCCAGAAGCCGCAGCACTAGTGAAGATTTAGACGATATTTTAAGCTCTATTTTTGGGAGAGGAGGCTTTTCGCAAAGATTTTCTCAAAATTCGCAAGGCTTTTCTGGCTTTAATTTTTCCAATTTCGCCCATGAAGATTTAGACATGACCACCACTTTAAATGTCTCTGTTTTAGACACCCTTTTAGGCAATAAAAAACAAGTGAGCATCAATAATGAAACTTTTAGCCTTAAAATCCCTATCGGCGTGGAAGAGGGTGAAAAAATCAGGGTTCGCAACAAGGGGAAAATGGGGCGAACGGGCAGGGGCGATTTGCTCTTACAGATCCATATTGAAGAAGATGAAATTTATAAGCGCGAGAAAGACGATATTATCCAAATCTTTGATTTACCCTTAAAAACGGCTCTTTTTGGAGGGAAAATTGAAATCGCTACTTGGCATAAAACCTTAACCCTAACCATTCCCCCTAACACAAAAGCGATGCAAAAATTCCGCATTAAAGATAAAGGGATCAAAAACAGAAAAACTTCGCATGTGGGGGATTTGTATTTGCAAGCTCGTTTGATTTTGCCTAAAACTGAAACGCTTTCTAGCGAGTTAAAAGCGTTATTAGAAAAAGAATTGTAA
- a CDS encoding 5'-3' exonuclease, with product MRQAFNKARFAHSKTLLLDIDCVIPNIVRRLLSNKTLPKRFAACSLQEVGIIFLTTQILSIMRKARCSKTLFFITRGRESFRYQLCDHYKQKRHQFDEDFRSLLKALKIALVEKYPLKKGARIQGEHCFEYEADDIISFYKKKDPKNYVIASMDKDILYSNRGSHFNLKTNAFFNVSQKEAHFFAYYQCVVGDKGDNIKGVKGIGGFNYKDFLNKDAKEHELWEQIIQAFKIKEDLSDSEAKEKALLNMRLVNMHQMTHHGVIKLWEPEFKKTFFPKKPQRPDFKRIS from the coding sequence ATTAGACAAGCGTTTAACAAGGCAAGGTTTGCACATTCAAAAACCCTTTTACTAGACATTGATTGTGTTATCCCTAATATTGTTAGGCGTTTGCTTTCTAATAAAACGCTCCCTAAAAGATTCGCCGCTTGCAGCTTGCAAGAAGTGGGCATAATCTTTCTCACTACTCAAATTTTATCCATCATGCGCAAAGCCCGTTGCTCTAAAACGCTTTTTTTTATCACTAGGGGCAGAGAGAGTTTCCGCTACCAGCTGTGCGATCATTACAAACAAAAACGCCACCAATTTGATGAAGATTTTCGATCTCTTTTAAAAGCTCTAAAGATCGCTTTAGTGGAAAAATACCCCCTAAAAAAAGGGGCTAGAATCCAGGGCGAACATTGTTTTGAATATGAAGCCGATGATATTATCTCTTTTTACAAAAAGAAAGACCCCAAAAATTATGTGATAGCCAGCATGGATAAGGATATTTTGTATTCCAATAGAGGCTCTCATTTCAACCTCAAAACCAACGCTTTTTTCAATGTGAGTCAAAAAGAGGCTCATTTTTTTGCTTATTATCAGTGCGTTGTGGGGGATAAGGGGGATAACATTAAAGGGGTTAAAGGGATTGGTGGCTTCAACTATAAAGATTTTTTAAACAAAGACGCTAAAGAGCATGAGTTGTGGGAGCAAATCATTCAAGCGTTCAAAATTAAAGAAGATTTGAGCGATAGCGAAGCTAAAGAAAAGGCTCTTTTAAACATGCGTTTGGTCAATATGCACCAGATGACCCACCATGGCGTGATCAAACTATGGGAGCCTGAGTTTAAAAAAACCTTTTTCCCTAAAAAACCCCAAAGACCTGATTTTAAAAGAATTTCTTGA
- a CDS encoding OriC activity response regulator has protein sequence MKILIIEDDLALARSISHNLHDLGHFCEIISSISEENKEPYDVILVSSKVCTQGRCEHFVRYNSKQIIIMMASHVNEDGVNKPIQAGARDYILKPFKMDELLRKIQYHKAYQEMTARLGFYENYLDFIHAELPLPKDFSYRPPFIIHTPSQELANAYLLQYAKERQMDFSFFSLKDTTWKELYKNKDKLERPFYIMHLEELKKDEQLKLLELARSCPIVLSYTHKEPLEFPKIVSIECGDKPLFLFSNHTTFLSIQEYEREAIRHFSSTCTDTELANKLGISRKSLWEKRRKYNLPRK, from the coding sequence ATGAAAATCTTAATCATTGAAGACGATTTAGCGCTAGCTAGGAGTATTTCGCATAATTTGCATGATTTAGGGCATTTTTGCGAGATCATCTCTAGCATTTCAGAAGAAAATAAAGAGCCTTATGATGTGATTTTGGTTTCTTCTAAAGTTTGCACTCAAGGGCGTTGCGAACACTTTGTGCGTTATAATTCCAAGCAAATCATCATCATGATGGCTTCGCATGTCAATGAAGATGGCGTGAATAAACCCATTCAAGCGGGAGCGAGGGATTATATTCTAAAACCTTTTAAAATGGACGAATTGTTGCGTAAGATCCAATACCACAAAGCCTACCAAGAAATGACCGCTCGCCTAGGATTTTATGAAAATTACTTAGACTTTATCCATGCGGAATTGCCCTTGCCTAAAGATTTTTCTTACCGGCCGCCCTTTATCATCCACACGCCCTCTCAAGAGCTTGCGAACGCTTATTTATTGCAATACGCTAAAGAAAGGCAAATGGATTTTTCTTTTTTCTCTCTAAAGGATACCACTTGGAAAGAACTATACAAGAATAAAGACAAACTAGAACGCCCTTTTTACATCATGCATTTAGAAGAGCTTAAAAAAGATGAGCAATTGAAATTGTTAGAATTGGCCCGTTCATGCCCTATTGTTTTGTCCTATACCCATAAAGAACCCCTAGAATTCCCTAAAATTGTGAGCATTGAATGCGGCGATAAACCCTTATTTTTGTTTAGCAACCACACGACTTTCCTTTCCATTCAAGAATATGAAAGAGAAGCGATCAGGCATTTTTCTTCTACTTGCACCGATACAGAATTGGCTAACAAGCTTGGCATTAGCCGCAAAAGCCTTTGGGAAAAACGCCGTAAGTATAACTTGCCGCGCAAATAA